A genomic segment from Diospyros lotus cultivar Yz01 chromosome 5, ASM1463336v1, whole genome shotgun sequence encodes:
- the LOC127802467 gene encoding malate dehydrogenase, cytoplasmic-like, which translates to MEGVELLDKIVVVLGCLFLSWKIISYICSFLNGEKEPMTVLVTGAAGQIGYALVPMIAKGLMLGPDQPVILHMLDIEPAAEALKGVKMELIDAAFPLLKGVVATTDVVEACQGVNIAIMVGGFPRKDGMERKDMMSKNISIYKAQASALEHHARPDCKVLVVANPANTNALILKEFAPSIPEKNITCLTRLDHNRALGQISERLNVPVSDVKNVIIWGNHSSTQYPDVNHATVTTSSGDKPVRQLINNDKWLNTEFISTVQQRGAAIIKARKMSSALSAASSACDHMRDWVVGTPKGRWVSMGVYSDGSYGIQPGLIYSFPVICEKGEWSIVQGLKIDEFSRGKMDATANELIEEKSLAYSCL; encoded by the exons ATGGAGGGCGTGGAATTGCTTGATAAGATTGTTGTTGTCTTGGGTTGTCTGTTTCTGTCATGGAAGATCATCAGCTACATATGCAGCTTCCTCAATGGAGAGAAGGAACCTATGACAGTGTTGGTGACTGGTGCAGCAG GGCAAATAGGTTATGCACTAGTGCCAATGATTGCGAAAGGGCTGATGCTAGGTCCAGATCAGCCTGTAATTCTACACATGCTTGACATTGAACCTGCTGCTGAGGCCTTGAAAGGGGTCAAAATGGAGCTCATTGATGCTGCCTTCCCTCTTCTCAAGG GTGTTGTGGCCACCACAGACGTTGTTGAAGCTTGTCAAGGGGTAAATATAGCCATCATGGTTGGTGGCTTCCCCAGGAAGGATGGAATGGAGAGGAAGGATATGATGTCCAAAAATATCTCCATTTACAAAGCTCAAGCTTCAGCTTTAGAGCATCATGCTAGACCTGATTGCAAG GTGCTAGTAGTTGCAAACCCAGCCAACACCAATGCATTAATCTTGAAAGAGTTTGCCCCTTCAATCCCAGAGAAAAACATCACTTGTCTCACAAGGCTTGATCACAATAGGGCACTTGGCCAAATCTCAGAGAGGCTAAACGTCCCTGTTAGTGATGTGAAGAATGTCATCATATGGGGAAATCACTCTTCAACCCAATACCCTGATGTCAACCATGCCACTGTAACCACCAGTTCTGGAGACAAGCCTGTCAGACAACTCATCAACAACGATAAATG GCTAAATACCGAGTTCATCAGCACAGTGCAGCAGCGAGGGGCGGCAATCATAAAAGCTAGAAAGATGTCGAGTGCATTATCGGCTGCAAGCTCTGCTTGTGATCACATGCGTGACTGGGTTGTTGGCACTCCCAAG GGGAGATGGGTTTCAATGGGAGTCTATTCTGATGGATCGTATGGAATCCAACCTGGCCTTATCTACTCTTTTCCTGTTATTTGTGAGAAAGGAGAATGGTCCATTGTGCAGG GGCTGAAGATTGATGAGTTTTCAAGGGGAAAGATGGATGCCACAGCGAATGAGCTCATTGAGGAGAAATCATTGGCCTATTCCTGTCTCTAA